The Streptomyces sp. Mut1 genome window below encodes:
- a CDS encoding SixA phosphatase family protein: protein MSADTSRRIVLLRHAKAEWSQESDHERPLAERGRTDAPVAGRKLADSGIVFDLALCSTAVRTRETWKLAVHEMPQRPKTVYEERIYEASLGELIALVDETPDDVSNLLVIGHNPGMHALADALSGSSEGDALARLARGGFPTAAFAVVEFSGPWKTVEHGVGRLTAYWTPND from the coding sequence ATGAGCGCCGATACATCTCGCAGGATCGTCCTTCTCAGGCATGCCAAGGCGGAATGGTCGCAGGAGTCCGACCACGAGCGGCCCCTCGCCGAGCGCGGCCGCACGGACGCCCCCGTGGCGGGCCGCAAACTCGCCGATTCGGGGATCGTCTTCGATCTGGCCCTCTGCTCGACCGCCGTCAGAACGCGTGAGACGTGGAAGCTGGCCGTGCACGAGATGCCGCAGCGCCCGAAAACCGTGTACGAGGAGCGGATCTACGAGGCCTCGCTCGGCGAACTGATCGCTCTGGTCGACGAGACCCCGGACGACGTCTCCAACCTGCTGGTCATCGGCCACAACCCCGGCATGCACGCCCTCGCGGACGCCCTCTCCGGCAGCAGCGAGGGCGACGCGCTCGCCCGGCTGGCCCGCGGCGGCTTTCCGACCGCGGCCTTCGCCGTCGTGGAGTTCTCCGGCCCCTGGAAGACCGTGGAGCACGGCGTCGGCCGGCTCACCGCCTACTGGACCCCCAACGACTGA